One part of the Clostridium thermosuccinogenes genome encodes these proteins:
- a CDS encoding electron transfer flavoprotein subunit beta/FixA family protein, which yields MNIIVCIKQVPGSNKVEVDPVTGVLKRDGVESKMNPYDLYALETALKLKETYGGTIKVISMGPPQAMQIIREAYAMGADEGILLSDRKFAGADVLATSYTLSQGVREAGEFDLILCGKQTTDGDTAQVGPEMAEYLKIPSVSNVKRIVSVEDGAITVEMDMANTIEIARVKFPCLLSVEKDIFMPRLPSYVKMRATKDKEIKVIGFSSLKDQDEMKYGLNGSPTQVQRIFPPESNIKRELWNDSAEELADKLFNKIKESKFI from the coding sequence ATGAATATTATAGTATGCATTAAGCAGGTACCGGGGTCCAACAAGGTAGAGGTTGATCCAGTAACCGGTGTTTTGAAGAGAGACGGTGTCGAATCCAAAATGAATCCTTACGACCTTTATGCTCTTGAAACTGCATTAAAACTAAAAGAGACTTACGGAGGCACAATCAAGGTAATCAGCATGGGACCTCCTCAGGCCATGCAGATTATTAGAGAAGCGTATGCCATGGGAGCGGATGAGGGAATTCTTCTGTCGGACAGAAAGTTTGCCGGTGCTGATGTTCTGGCAACCAGCTATACTCTGTCCCAGGGCGTCAGGGAAGCCGGTGAGTTTGACCTCATTCTCTGCGGCAAGCAGACCACAGACGGCGATACTGCGCAGGTAGGGCCTGAAATGGCAGAGTATCTGAAAATACCAAGCGTATCGAATGTCAAGAGAATAGTAAGCGTTGAAGATGGTGCCATAACTGTTGAAATGGATATGGCGAACACCATTGAGATAGCCAGGGTTAAATTCCCATGCCTTCTTTCAGTGGAAAAAGACATTTTTATGCCGCGGCTTCCGTCCTATGTAAAAATGAGGGCGACAAAAGACAAGGAAATAAAGGTCATAGGCTTTTCAAGCCTGAAGGATCAGGACGAGATGAAATACGGCCTTAATGGCTCTCCCACTCAGGTTCAGAGAATTTTCCCTCCTGAATCCAATATTAAGCGTGAGCTCTGGAACGATTCAGCAGAGGAGCTGGCCGACAAACTGTTCAACAAGATCAAAGAAAGCAAGTTTATCTAA
- a CDS encoding L-lactate permease has product MNTIILFLLALVPILWLIVSLGILKWPGYKACPIALGLTVALSILVWKMSVIDSLTAALEGVALAIWPITLIIIAAVFTYNLSVHTGSMDLIKKMITGVTTDKRILVLILAWGFGGFLEAIAGFGTAVAIPASIMIALGFEPLFAAVICLVSNTIATAFGAIGTPVITLAKVTGLETTQLTYAVALQLLPLIILLPFALVMITGKSLKAIKGVFMVTLISGVSFAVPQLFIARYLGAELPAVVGSVCSMASTIIAARLLNKKSKKAGFSQAEYQIEAAKANSQQKPISFREGFKAWLPFILVFIFILGSSTLIPSVNKALSAIKTDVPIYTGEGAKPYTFSWLATPGTLIIIATYLGGLLQGVKFGEITKLLVKTTKQMTKSAITIISIIALAKIMGYSGMIGSIATVLVMITGSFYPLIAPIIGALGTFVTGSDTSANVLFGNLQAEAAKACGANPYWIAAINTGGATAGKMISPQSIAIAVAATNLPGREGKILGSTIKVCIVYVIILGLISYFCGPLFGY; this is encoded by the coding sequence ATGAATACCATAATACTGTTTCTTTTGGCGCTTGTACCTATCTTATGGCTTATCGTATCCCTGGGAATCTTAAAATGGCCAGGTTATAAGGCTTGTCCCATTGCGCTTGGATTGACGGTGGCACTTTCAATCCTGGTCTGGAAAATGAGTGTGATTGACAGCCTGACAGCGGCGTTGGAAGGTGTTGCTCTTGCCATATGGCCAATAACTCTTATTATTATAGCGGCAGTTTTTACCTACAATTTATCCGTTCATACAGGCAGTATGGATTTAATCAAAAAAATGATTACCGGTGTCACTACCGATAAGAGAATCCTGGTGCTCATACTTGCCTGGGGCTTCGGAGGCTTTCTTGAAGCAATAGCCGGCTTCGGAACTGCAGTCGCCATACCGGCCAGCATTATGATTGCACTGGGTTTCGAACCATTGTTTGCTGCCGTGATTTGTCTTGTTTCCAATACCATAGCCACCGCTTTTGGGGCTATCGGCACTCCGGTAATTACATTGGCGAAAGTTACCGGACTGGAAACTACGCAGCTTACCTATGCGGTTGCCCTTCAACTGCTTCCGCTTATCATCCTTTTACCGTTTGCCCTTGTAATGATTACCGGCAAATCTTTAAAAGCGATTAAAGGCGTATTTATGGTGACTCTGATATCCGGTGTCTCCTTTGCTGTCCCGCAACTTTTCATCGCCAGATACCTCGGAGCTGAGTTGCCGGCTGTAGTTGGTTCTGTTTGTTCCATGGCTTCTACAATAATTGCAGCAAGGCTCCTAAATAAAAAGTCCAAGAAGGCAGGCTTTTCCCAGGCGGAATATCAGATTGAAGCAGCAAAGGCCAATTCTCAACAAAAGCCTATTTCCTTCAGGGAGGGCTTTAAGGCGTGGCTGCCGTTTATATTGGTTTTCATCTTCATTCTTGGCTCCTCAACCCTTATACCATCGGTAAACAAGGCATTATCCGCCATTAAGACCGATGTGCCCATTTATACCGGCGAGGGAGCAAAACCATATACTTTCAGCTGGCTGGCAACCCCCGGAACACTGATAATTATTGCGACTTATCTGGGAGGATTGCTCCAGGGAGTGAAGTTCGGCGAGATAACAAAGCTCCTGGTTAAAACAACAAAACAGATGACTAAATCCGCCATAACCATCATATCCATTATTGCTCTGGCAAAAATCATGGGTTACAGCGGAATGATCGGTTCCATCGCAACCGTGCTGGTCATGATTACCGGTTCATTCTACCCGCTGATTGCTCCAATTATCGGTGCTTTGGGAACCTTTGTCACCGGGAGTGATACTTCTGCAAACGTGCTTTTCGGCAACCTTCAGGCTGAAGCTGCCAAAGCATGCGGAGCCAACCCGTACTGGATAGCTGCCATCAATACAGGCGGTGCTACAGCAGGTAAGATGATTTCACCTCAAAGCATCGCAATCGCAGTGGCAGCAACAAATCTTCCGGGAAGGGAGGGCAAGATTCTTGGAAGCACCATTAAGGTTTGTATCGTTTATGTAATCATTCTTGGGCTGATCAGTTATTTCTGCGGTCCATTGTTCGGATATTAG
- a CDS encoding FadR/GntR family transcriptional regulator, with protein MEKNDNSKRTYEAIIDSIKTDIMNGKIKPGQKLPPERELAKKFNVSRTSIREALRTLEILGVIKSVQGSGNYITGDFEKSLIESMSMMFLLQQIDSLEFFQFREALELKAAMLAVRNIDDEKIRKLEEILAEMAQSENEANRSSLDKQLHDTIAAASKNSMIIQILNILSEVISQDIKQRRSEILSDPQNIKRLQKIHEEMVFSLKQRNAQATYAAFTKHFDLIAEYIKTSKNS; from the coding sequence ATGGAAAAAAACGATAACTCGAAAAGGACTTATGAGGCTATAATCGATTCAATAAAAACTGATATAATGAACGGTAAAATAAAACCGGGGCAAAAACTGCCACCGGAGCGTGAGCTTGCCAAAAAGTTCAATGTCAGCCGTACATCAATCCGTGAGGCGTTGCGCACATTGGAAATACTCGGCGTCATAAAAAGCGTTCAGGGTTCCGGCAATTACATTACGGGAGATTTTGAGAAAAGCCTGATTGAATCCATGTCCATGATGTTTTTGCTTCAGCAGATTGACAGTCTCGAGTTTTTTCAGTTTCGTGAAGCGCTCGAACTGAAGGCTGCAATGCTGGCAGTCCGGAATATTGATGATGAAAAGATCAGGAAGCTTGAGGAGATTTTAGCGGAAATGGCTCAATCGGAAAATGAAGCCAACCGTTCGTCATTGGATAAGCAGCTTCATGACACCATAGCGGCTGCCTCTAAAAATTCAATGATTATACAGATACTTAATATTCTTTCCGAGGTCATCAGCCAGGATATCAAGCAAAGGCGCTCTGAGATATTAAGTGATCCTCAGAATATCAAGCGTCTTCAAAAGATCCATGAAGAAATGGTATTCAGCCTGAAGCAGAGAAATGCACAGGCTACTTATGCCGCATTCACAAAACATTTCGATCTTATCGCGGAATATATTAAAACCAGCAAAAATAGTTAA
- a CDS encoding zinc ribbon domain-containing protein, giving the protein MAKLEGVKVEYVNPEYSSQRCSCCGERVSRTKDFIAKSYFQNIGVFLILDIIYYITIRSRYVNYLRRFIVQ; this is encoded by the coding sequence ATAGCAAAATTAGAAGGTGTAAAAGTTGAATATGTGAATCCAGAATATTCAAGTCAAAGATGTTCATGCTGCGGAGAAAGGGTGTCTCGAACTAAAGATTTCATAGCTAAATCATATTTCCAAAATATAGGGGTGTTCTTAATATTGGATATTATTTATTACATCACTATTCGCTCCCGGTATGTGAATTATTTGAGGCGGTTTATTGTGCAATAA
- a CDS encoding ABC-2 family transporter protein has protein sequence MLTASIIFGVRKALRYRINLISWFIADFSLYFSVIILYELLFTRFSDLGGFDKTQMGMYISTYFLVNNIFAIFFSEAVSIYGDSITNGNYVYYLLNPYGTVRSIISLNFNFAPLLSTPFLLAINIYFMLKFELQLFNVLIYYLGIISAVFIMTFFMLLLYSLLLFGIRLGTVSAGISQLFSIAEKPNTTFNVKVRRFFTYIIPAFMFSAVPSSIIIGNPDKNEIIALFVLPLAFYLLFKIVEAFGLKKYNGDGY, from the coding sequence ATGTTAACGGCTTCAATAATTTTTGGTGTGAGAAAAGCTTTAAGATATAGAATTAATTTGATAAGTTGGTTTATAGCAGATTTTTCGCTCTATTTCTCCGTAATAATATTGTATGAGCTATTGTTTACTAGATTCAGTGATTTAGGCGGATTTGATAAGACTCAAATGGGTATGTATATATCTACCTATTTTCTTGTAAACAATATTTTTGCAATATTTTTTTCAGAAGCTGTTTCGATATACGGAGATTCTATAACGAACGGAAATTATGTATATTATTTATTGAATCCATACGGCACTGTAAGGAGTATTATTTCATTGAATTTCAATTTTGCACCACTGTTATCAACTCCATTTTTACTGGCAATAAATATTTACTTTATGTTAAAATTCGAGCTTCAGCTGTTCAATGTGTTAATTTACTATTTAGGTATAATCAGCGCAGTTTTCATAATGACCTTTTTTATGCTCTTATTGTATTCACTTTTGCTGTTTGGCATACGGTTGGGCACTGTCAGTGCTGGGATTTCACAATTATTTTCTATAGCCGAAAAGCCTAACACGACCTTTAATGTAAAAGTGAGAAGATTCTTTACATATATTATTCCTGCATTTATGTTCAGTGCAGTCCCAAGCAGTATAATAATCGGAAATCCTGATAAGAATGAAATCATTGCCTTATTTGTTCTGCCACTAGCTTTCTACTTGTTATTTAAGATTGTTGAAGCTTTTGGCTTGAAAAAATATAACGGTGATGGTTACTAA
- a CDS encoding ABC transporter permease, with protein sequence MNRKFYHNAIKFQANLFFKYKSYVALSFLGDLAIPIIINVLFIVGVISKDTSYSIPKIIIYVVLTNVLFTVTMTDMENRISYDIRSYQLAYKLLSPISPLRNYIVNDLAIKLVKTLTFYVPFLVVIAFFERVSVMTILLTVISILIACSIGYSISFIIGTLSFWLTEIWGISAIKNLVIAAFSGTIFPLYILPEHVQSIIYKTPFPYISYVPTSILMGEHTYINAWNTILTGCLWSFALLVLSKVLWNIGIKKYESVGV encoded by the coding sequence GTGAATAGGAAATTTTACCATAATGCAATAAAATTCCAGGCAAACTTATTTTTTAAATACAAATCATACGTAGCATTATCCTTTTTAGGTGATTTAGCAATACCTATAATTATTAATGTATTGTTTATTGTGGGGGTAATTTCAAAAGATACTTCATACTCGATTCCCAAAATCATCATATATGTGGTATTGACAAATGTGCTGTTTACCGTCACTATGACGGACATGGAGAATCGGATTTCCTATGATATCAGATCATATCAGCTTGCTTATAAGCTATTGTCTCCAATAAGCCCTTTAAGGAATTATATAGTTAATGACTTGGCGATAAAGCTTGTAAAAACTTTGACCTTTTATGTGCCGTTTTTGGTGGTTATTGCTTTCTTCGAGCGTGTATCTGTAATGACCATCTTGCTTACTGTAATAAGCATATTGATCGCATGCAGCATCGGATACAGCATCTCATTTATTATAGGCACGCTATCCTTTTGGCTCACAGAGATTTGGGGAATCAGCGCCATTAAGAACCTGGTAATTGCAGCATTTTCGGGGACAATATTTCCGCTTTATATTCTGCCGGAGCATGTCCAGTCGATTATATATAAAACCCCTTTTCCGTATATAAGCTATGTGCCTACTTCTATTTTGATGGGAGAGCATACTTATATAAACGCATGGAATACAATACTAACCGGCTGTCTTTGGTCTTTTGCGCTTTTAGTTCTAAGCAAGGTCTTATGGAATATAGGAATAAAAAAATACGAAAGTGTTGGGGTGTAA
- a CDS encoding ATP-binding cassette domain-containing protein: MGIKVKNINKKYHYYVNTGLFKREKRYINAVKDVSFDVNNGEILGLVGSNGAGKTTIVKMTSGILLPDSGKIEVNGEDPFKKTKKFKKDVSLLLGQKGKLHPDMSIYEISLLYGSMYGLSKSEILRRIDEMSEILNQEKQLLEKQTRSLSLGQRMKGEISLAFINNPKVIFLDEPTLGLDDKSSRNIRVFLREYCKKNNASIILTSHNLQDIKDISTNLLIIKEGRVVYLGKIENLPNEFDNNVRLSFTIDSSKREKLERLYPTIKIDNDRCHYECNKNDVDQILNELYQISKITELTIEEKELGNMIEELLERE; encoded by the coding sequence ATGGGGATTAAAGTTAAGAACATAAATAAAAAATATCATTATTATGTAAATACAGGCTTATTCAAAAGAGAAAAAAGATACATTAATGCTGTGAAGGATGTAAGCTTCGATGTAAATAACGGAGAAATATTGGGCTTGGTAGGTTCCAATGGAGCAGGAAAAACTACTATAGTCAAGATGACTTCAGGGATATTGCTTCCGGACAGCGGTAAAATTGAAGTGAACGGCGAAGATCCCTTTAAAAAAACTAAGAAATTTAAAAAAGACGTGAGCCTTTTACTGGGTCAAAAAGGAAAGCTGCACCCCGATATGTCCATATATGAAATATCTTTGCTGTATGGTTCCATGTATGGATTATCAAAATCAGAAATCCTTCGCAGAATTGATGAAATGTCGGAGATTTTAAATCAGGAAAAGCAACTGTTAGAAAAGCAGACCCGTTCCCTGTCTCTAGGGCAAAGGATGAAGGGTGAAATTAGTCTTGCCTTTATAAACAATCCTAAGGTTATTTTCTTAGATGAGCCTACATTGGGATTAGATGATAAATCGAGCAGAAACATTAGGGTGTTCTTAAGAGAATACTGTAAGAAAAACAATGCATCTATTATTCTCACGAGCCATAATCTTCAGGATATTAAAGATATTTCTACCAATCTTCTAATTATAAAGGAGGGTAGGGTTGTTTATTTAGGCAAAATTGAAAATTTACCCAATGAATTTGATAACAATGTACGTTTAAGCTTTACAATCGACAGTTCTAAAAGAGAAAAGCTGGAAAGGCTGTATCCTACGATTAAAATTGATAACGACAGGTGCCATTATGAATGCAATAAAAATGATGTGGATCAAATTCTGAATGAATTATATCAGATTTCAAAAATAACAGAGTTAACCATAGAGGAAAAAGAACTGGGAAATATGATAGAGGAGTTATTAGAACGTGAATAG
- a CDS encoding serine hydrolase domain-containing protein — MELYEYVKETYPNICQISASRDGEVFCRETWNGYSFANKVHAASVTKSIIGLLIGIAIEKRLIESENAKVLDFFSNYSIKRGERTIQEITLHHLLTMTAPYKFKSEPWTKVCTSENWTKEVLDLLGGRKGLTGDFKYSTLGIQILSAIITKVSQMPTIEFANKYLFEPLGIERRQSISVHSKEEHIEFVTSKSPKKAVWYCDSSGIASAGFGLCLSADEMLKIGQMCLDKGIYGYKRVVSAEWIERMLSPKVSCGEKFGYMKYGYLWWIVDEEKQIFSAIGDGGNIIYINGAKNIVVSITSTFKPLVFDRIEFIQKHIEPLAGVQ; from the coding sequence ATGGAATTATATGAGTATGTGAAAGAAACATATCCAAACATTTGCCAGATATCAGCCAGCAGAGATGGAGAGGTTTTTTGCAGAGAAACCTGGAATGGCTACAGCTTTGCAAATAAAGTGCATGCTGCCTCTGTAACAAAGAGCATCATAGGATTGTTGATAGGAATTGCCATTGAAAAGAGATTAATAGAAAGCGAAAATGCAAAAGTTCTGGACTTTTTCTCGAATTATAGCATAAAGCGAGGCGAACGAACGATACAAGAGATTACATTGCATCATTTGCTTACAATGACAGCTCCATATAAGTTTAAATCAGAACCATGGACAAAAGTATGCACAAGTGAAAACTGGACTAAAGAAGTCCTTGATCTATTGGGCGGCAGAAAAGGATTAACAGGAGATTTTAAATATTCTACTTTAGGAATCCAAATATTGAGTGCAATAATAACTAAAGTCAGTCAAATGCCAACTATTGAATTTGCCAATAAATATCTGTTTGAGCCTTTGGGTATAGAGAGGCGGCAAAGTATTTCCGTACATAGCAAAGAAGAACATATTGAATTTGTTACATCCAAAAGCCCCAAGAAAGCGGTGTGGTACTGCGATTCTTCCGGTATAGCGTCAGCAGGCTTTGGACTTTGCTTATCAGCGGATGAAATGCTGAAGATTGGGCAGATGTGTCTCGACAAAGGAATATATGGATATAAGAGAGTTGTTTCAGCAGAATGGATTGAGCGAATGCTATCGCCTAAAGTATCTTGCGGTGAGAAGTTTGGATATATGAAATACGGTTATCTTTGGTGGATTGTTGATGAGGAGAAGCAAATATTTTCGGCAATAGGTGATGGTGGAAATATCATCTATATAAATGGTGCAAAAAACATAGTTGTATCTATTACATCAACATTTAAGCCATTAGTTTTTGATAGAATTGAATTCATCCAAAAACACATTGAACCATTAGCGGGCGTTCAGTAA
- a CDS encoding IS256 family transposase gives MPLIEEIFKVYGDVKNGDFMRETMAFILQKLMEAEVTAKIGAQKYERTDERNNHRNGTRTRPYETRLGTIELKIPKLREGSYFPSFLEPRRMWEKALVNVIQEAYVHGVSTRKVDELVQALGMEGIDKSAVSRISQELDEHVQGFVHRPLTLQYPYLRLDATFPKVREGGHVENMALVVAVGVNENGEREILGFDIGMAESGPFWTDFLRRLVSRGLRGVKLVISDAHEGLKGAINEVLSGCAWQRCRVHFMRNVLCQVPRKQQGMVSAIVRTIFAAPDQKAAKEQLYTVVSQLKDRFPKAMEILENGCENVLQYMAFPSEHWAQIHSTNPLERLNREIRRRTDVVSIFPNRPSVLRLVGTLLIEQHEEWQIGRRYFSKESMNKVVNPALAPYTLSSTSLLHK, from the coding sequence ATGCCATTAATCGAAGAAATTTTCAAGGTTTATGGAGATGTAAAAAATGGAGATTTTATGCGTGAGACCATGGCATTCATCCTACAAAAGCTGATGGAGGCTGAAGTAACGGCAAAAATCGGCGCTCAAAAGTATGAGCGTACCGATGAACGGAACAACCATCGCAACGGTACCCGTACCAGACCCTACGAGACCCGTCTGGGAACAATTGAACTAAAAATACCGAAGCTGCGTGAGGGAAGCTATTTCCCAAGTTTCTTGGAGCCTCGCCGCATGTGGGAAAAAGCACTGGTCAATGTAATTCAAGAGGCCTATGTCCATGGGGTCAGCACTCGCAAGGTGGATGAACTGGTTCAAGCGCTTGGGATGGAAGGGATTGATAAGAGCGCCGTATCCCGTATCAGTCAGGAGCTGGACGAACATGTCCAAGGGTTTGTTCACCGCCCTTTGACATTACAATACCCATATTTACGGCTAGATGCAACCTTTCCAAAGGTCCGTGAAGGCGGGCATGTAGAAAACATGGCACTGGTGGTTGCAGTAGGTGTGAATGAAAATGGGGAACGAGAAATACTGGGCTTTGATATAGGTATGGCAGAGAGTGGTCCTTTTTGGACAGACTTTTTACGCCGTTTGGTAAGCCGAGGCCTAAGAGGAGTGAAACTGGTCATCAGTGACGCCCATGAAGGCCTGAAAGGGGCAATAAACGAAGTATTAAGCGGTTGTGCATGGCAGCGGTGTCGGGTGCATTTTATGCGTAATGTATTATGCCAGGTACCTCGCAAACAACAAGGAATGGTATCGGCCATTGTTAGGACTATTTTTGCTGCACCTGATCAGAAGGCTGCAAAAGAACAACTATACACGGTTGTTTCCCAGTTGAAGGACCGATTCCCCAAGGCAATGGAAATCCTGGAGAATGGGTGCGAGAATGTGCTGCAGTACATGGCCTTTCCATCGGAGCATTGGGCACAGATCCATTCGACAAACCCGTTGGAACGGTTAAACAGAGAGATACGGCGAAGGACAGATGTTGTGAGCATATTTCCAAACCGCCCGTCGGTACTACGACTGGTAGGGACATTACTCATTGAGCAGCATGAGGAGTGGCAGATTGGCCGTAGATATTTCAGCAAGGAATCAATGAACAAGGTAGTAAATCCAGCGCTTGCTCCCTATACTCTGTCGTCGACATCACTGCTGCACAAATAA
- a CDS encoding flavin reductase family protein encodes MMEKVSIGPENKLCPQTLFLYGTYKEDGTPNFGLFCWFSYCWDGELGVMACIGGEKLTKDRIRASKVFSANLVSESMLHLADYLGNTEGYKTGKMDIPIEIERGSVLNVPVLKNSPWVFELEVQHSIPLNDGEVFLCKIHNTLVAKELIDNSISAEERLRMAAPVMWIGEGQYYTLNYTTLGKTGDWKDLFSKK; translated from the coding sequence ATGATGGAAAAAGTATCTATCGGCCCGGAGAATAAATTATGCCCGCAAACATTGTTTCTGTATGGTACATATAAAGAGGACGGAACACCGAACTTTGGTTTGTTCTGTTGGTTCAGTTATTGTTGGGATGGCGAATTGGGCGTTATGGCTTGTATCGGCGGCGAAAAATTGACAAAAGATCGTATACGGGCAAGCAAAGTGTTTTCTGCTAACCTTGTCAGTGAATCCATGCTGCATCTTGCGGACTATTTAGGCAACACAGAGGGATATAAGACTGGAAAAATGGATATTCCTATTGAAATCGAACGCGGTTCGGTATTGAATGTTCCGGTACTAAAGAATAGCCCGTGGGTGTTTGAGCTTGAAGTTCAGCATTCCATACCACTGAATGACGGTGAGGTATTTTTATGTAAAATCCACAATACATTAGTAGCCAAAGAACTTATAGATAACTCGATAAGTGCAGAGGAACGGTTGCGTATGGCTGCCCCTGTAATGTGGATTGGAGAGGGACAATATTATACACTAAACTACACAACTTTGGGCAAAACCGGCGACTGGAAAGACTTATTCAGTAAAAAGTAA
- a CDS encoding MarR family transcriptional regulator — translation MIATKTYGGFLISQIQHLSRRVFEKLLKESGVDIFNGAQGRILYVLWEHGQLTITEIGRLTSLAKTTLTSMLDRMEAGGLIVRIPDKRNRRQIFISVTEKANEYREKYDWISDKMSEIFYDGFTDDEIIGFESQLRRIIKNLEKEGV, via the coding sequence GTGATTGCAACGAAAACTTACGGCGGTTTCCTTATATCCCAAATCCAGCATTTAAGCAGGCGAGTATTTGAAAAGCTGTTAAAAGAAAGCGGTGTTGACATTTTCAATGGTGCGCAAGGCCGTATACTTTATGTGCTGTGGGAGCATGGTCAGTTAACAATCACGGAGATCGGGCGGCTGACTTCATTGGCTAAAACAACACTTACAAGCATGCTCGACCGCATGGAAGCTGGAGGGTTGATAGTAAGAATACCCGACAAAAGAAACCGTAGGCAGATATTTATATCGGTGACGGAAAAAGCAAACGAATACCGTGAAAAGTATGACTGGATATCGGATAAAATGAGCGAAATATTCTATGATGGCTTCACAGATGATGAGATTATCGGTTTTGAGAGCCAACTCAGACGAATCATCAAAAATCTTGAAAAGGAAGGAGTTTAA
- a CDS encoding ATP-binding protein: MEKKSVTCSIKNSGKGIAPQDISKIFDRFYRGDPSRTGENEGFGLGLSIAKTIVNRLGGDITVESKENSWTMFTFTLTDIV; encoded by the coding sequence ATCGAAAAAAAAAGCGTTACCTGCTCCATTAAGAACAGTGGAAAAGGAATTGCCCCTCAGGACATTTCAAAAATTTTTGACAGGTTTTATCGAGGTGATCCTTCGCGCACAGGCGAAAATGAAGGGTTCGGGCTTGGACTATCCATTGCAAAAACGATTGTCAATCGTCTTGGGGGTGATATAACCGTAGAGAGCAAAGAAAATAGCTGGACTATGTTTACATTTACACTTACAGATATTGTATAA
- a CDS encoding response regulator transcription factor, translating to MRVLLVEDEKYIARAVAEVLKKNHYTVDLAHDGEFGLDCALSGIYDIIILDIMLPKIDGFSILKEVRRKGIVTPIILLTARGEIKDKIQGLALGADDYLAKPFHTDELLARLRALGRRNTVLAFDGNLNFGDISLSPHTLLLSKNGKEVKLKLKEAQLMELLIKNKNMIVSKESVIEKIWGYDEDVTDNHVEVYISMLRKKLSQLSSGCVIQTIRGIGYVLKEGRKSS from the coding sequence ATGAGAGTTTTATTAGTAGAGGACGAAAAATATATAGCACGGGCAGTAGCAGAGGTTTTGAAGAAAAATCATTATACTGTCGATTTGGCTCATGATGGAGAATTTGGATTGGACTGTGCTCTCTCAGGTATATATGACATTATCATCCTGGACATTATGCTTCCTAAAATCGATGGTTTTTCAATATTGAAAGAAGTACGCAGAAAAGGCATTGTAACCCCCATTATTCTGCTTACCGCAAGAGGTGAAATCAAAGACAAAATTCAGGGACTCGCCCTTGGCGCCGATGATTATCTTGCAAAGCCTTTTCATACTGATGAACTGCTTGCACGTTTGCGTGCACTGGGAAGACGTAATACAGTGCTGGCTTTTGATGGCAACCTGAATTTTGGAGATATTTCGTTGTCGCCCCATACACTGCTGCTCAGTAAAAATGGAAAAGAGGTCAAACTAAAATTGAAGGAAGCTCAGTTAATGGAGCTTCTGATAAAAAATAAAAATATGATTGTTTCCAAGGAAAGCGTTATTGAAAAGATATGGGGTTATGACGAAGACGTGACTGATAATCATGTGGAAGTATACATTTCCATGTTAAGAAAAAAGCTATCCCAGCTATCGTCAGGGTGCGTAATACAAACAATCCGTGGAATTGGTTATGTTTTAAAAGAAGGAAGGAAAAGCAGTTAA